The following proteins are co-located in the Scylla paramamosain isolate STU-SP2022 chromosome 37, ASM3559412v1, whole genome shotgun sequence genome:
- the LOC135091205 gene encoding putative uncharacterized protein DDB_G0271974 → MTVGVTGGVGVEVWAWRRIGHKGVTLYAFRRQLKSSSSSSSSSSSSSSSSSSSSSSSSSSSSSSSSSSSSSSSSSSSSSSSSSSSFSSSSSSSVDSSSSSSSSSSSSSSSSSSSSSS, encoded by the exons ATGACTGTGGGCGTGACCGGGGGCGTGGGCGTGGAGGTGTGGGCGtggag GCGCATAGGACACAAGGGCGTGACACTCTACGCCTTCAGGAGACAGTTGAAG tcctcatcatcttcttcttcttcttcttcttcttcttcttcttcttcttcttcttcttcttcttca tcctcctcctcctcctcctcctcctcctcctcctcttcctcttcctcttcctcttcctcttcctcctcctcctcctcctcctcctccttttcttcatcatcatcatcatc agtagacagtagtagtagtagtagtagtagtagtagtagtagtagtagtagtagtagtagtagtagtagtagttaa